The DNA segment GTGTCTATAGGCGCTTTCGCAGCGATTTTTGGAATTATATATGTGTATTTAATGACCAGGCACCGGGAACGAATGTCGATGCTGGATAGAGGGATAGAGGTTTCCCCTTTTAATTCTATCAAAAATTCAAACTTTCTGACCCTGAAATATGGGATGCTTTCTGTAGGTGTTGCCATAGGAATGATCATGGGTTCTGTGCTCAGCGATTACGGAATGGCCAAATCAACCAGCTTTTTATCAATGATCTTCCTGTTCGGAGGAATCAGCTTGATTCTCAATCACATCATTACCCGAAAAATCTCCTAACACCTGTCATGGGCCGCATTCCGGCGGCTCCCAAACTCATTTTTCATTACTGTTAATTAGCTTTTGAGCGCTACAAAAATAACGCTTAGGCGGAGCTATGCCCTTAAATATTGAAAACGTATAATCCAGATACCATGTCTATAAAAAATGTAACCCGAATATTAATCTGTCACCTGCTGTTCCTGGCTGCTTATGCAAGTGGACAAACAAGAGAAAACCACAGCAGGATCTCAGGTGTTGTAGCCGATCAGGCAACGAAATTACCTTTAAGCTATGTGACTGTCCGCCTGAAAACAGCAGATGGAATAACCTTAAAAACCATGCTGACCTTGAATAATGGATCATTTCTCTTTACAGACCTTAAGCCGGAACAGTATCACCTGACTTTGTCTGCACTTGGCTATGAGGTTTTACAATTGCCCGCAAAAGAACGGGATACGCTGTACCTTCAACCAAAGGAAAATGGGTTAAAGGAAGTTTCCATTATCGCCGATAGGCCCATCATCAAGCAGAAAGCAGGAAAAATCATTTACGATATGCAGGCAGATCCTGATAGCAAAAATAACCAGCTGCTGGATATGATGCGCAAAATCCCTTATGTTTCATTGGATGGCGATCAAAACCTGTTGCTAAAAGGAAGCCCTGATTTTAGGGTCTTTCTAAACGGAAAGCCATCCGGCATGTTTGCCAGAGATCTGAAATCCATTTTAAAAAGTATCCCGGCGTCAACGGTCCAAAGCATCGAAGTAATGACGACTCCCCCTTCAAAATACGATGCGGAAGGACTGGCCGGGATCATTAATATCATCACCACCAAAAAATTAAATAATGAATGGAACGGAACCCTTAACTTAAATACGCGTTTGCCCGATGCAAGCACCGGTGCCGGAAGCTCATTTACTTTCAAAAAGGATAAATGGGGGATGTCGGCCCTCACAGGAGGGAATTTAAGCCATAGCCCGGAATTGAGGGGTTCAGCATTCAGACAAACCTATGGCGCAAATCCAACAGATTTATTCCAGCAGCGAAGTCGCAAACCGGAGGGAAGAACAGGGTATGTAGGAACAGAATTGAGTTACGAAATAGATACCCTGAACCTGGTTTCAGCAAGGTTTAATACCAATGGAAACTGGTCTGAAAATAATAGCTTTTTAAATTCACAGCTAATGGAAGCAGGGGTAACCCTGCAAGGATATGACCTTGCAGAACGAACAAGAACCCGTAGCGGCGGACTGGACTTCTCGGCAGACTATCAACTGGGCTTCAAAGCGGACAAGAACCGGATGCTGACCCTCTCTTATAGTTATCAAAATAATAAAAATGAGCCTTCCACTGCAGCATCGATCTCCAATGTGCTGAATTACCCGAGCCGGGATTACAGGCAGGAACAAAACGATTATACCAAAGAAAATACGATACAGCTGGACTATGTTTATCCTCATAAAAACCTGACGATAGAAATGGGAGCGAAAGGAATCTTTCGAAATAACAATGCGGATTTTAAGGTAGATGATGATCCACAAAACAGCGATCATTTAACCTACAGACAACAAGTTTTATCGGCCTATAATTCTTACCAGTTGAATTGGAAAAGCTGGAACTTTCAGGCCGGCCTTCGTTTGGAGCATACCTTGATTGATGCTGATTTCCTCAGCAATACCGCTAATGTAAAGCAAAATTATACCAATGTATTTCCAACGATCATGATCAATAAGACGCTAAAAGATGGGAATAGTATAAATGCAGGATTTTCCCAAAGAATGAAAAGACCGGGAATAAACCGGCTCAATCCTTTTGTAAACCGCATAAACCCTGACTTTGAAACAACGGGAAATCCGGATTTACGTCCTGTAGTGGTCAACTCGATATCTCTTGGGTACAACAGTTCTAAAAAGCTAACCTTTAACGCCGGAATGGATTACTCCTTTTTAAATGAGGCAGATCTGCCAGTGAGCACTTTTGATCCGGTCAGCAACGTTACAAGAAAGACGTATAATAATTCTGGAAAACTTACCGGACTCAGCAGCTTTATCTATCTCCGCTATCCTTTAACCAGTCGCCTGGACTTGAGCCTGAATGGACGTGCAATCTATTTCTGGATGAGTGGTGAGGCCATGGAGCAGAAAATGGAGACCGAGCTGTTTACCTGGTCTTTTAACTTATCCTCTGGTTATAATTTTGAAGGTGGCTGGCGTACCAGTGCGAATCTATTTCTGGAAAGCCGAAATCCAACAGGTTTTCAGGGGACAACGAACGGGGTGCTGAGTTCTTCTTTTAGCCTCAGCAAAACGCTGATCAAAGATAAATTGTCTTTCGGCGCAGGAATCAATAACCCCTTTACAAAATTCAGAACGAATAAAACGCTGACTGAAGGTCCTCAATTTTACCAGACCGATCATTCCCAAAGTTATTTCAGGTCGTTCAGCGTCAATTTGAACTATAACTTTGGCGGCTTAAAAGGCGGATTGAAGAAAAATAAGCGTGGGATCAGGAACAATGATTTGTCAAACTGATCATGATTGACTCAAAATCGGGTAAGATGCTGTTTAACTGAAAAGAGCCGCAATTTGCGGCTCTTTAAATGATTATTCTGCGCCAAGCGCTGGTGGCACCGGAGCCTCTGAAATCACATGGATCTCACGCTGCGGATAAGGAATGCCAATGTTGTTTTTATCCAGTTCCTGTTTGATCAATTGATAGTTTCTATGATAAGTTGGCCAGAAATCTCCATTTGCAGACCAGGCACGGGTGGTTAAGTTTACTGCATTGTCAGCCAAAGCGCTAACGAGTACCACTGGTGCAGGTTCTTTGAGTACAAGGGGGTCAGCAGCCAGGGTTTTTAAAATCACATTCCTAGCCACATCGATGTCCGAATTGTAGGATATGCCGATTACATATTCCGCCATTCTGTTCTCATTATCGGAAACATTATTGATGACCGCATTTGCTAAAGGCCCGTTTGGAGCATACAAAGTGGTTCCATTTTTTGCTTTCAGGGTGGTATATAAGATATCAATCTTTTGGACAGTTCCTTCTACGCCATTGCTGGAAGAAATAAAATGGCCGATCTTAAAAGGTTTAAAAAGCAGGATCAATACGCCACCTGCAAAATTGGAAAGACTGCCTTGTAGTGCCAGGCCAATCGCCAGACCGGCAGCACCAAGAACGGCCACAAAAGATGTGTTCGGAATCCCAAGTGTCGAGGTTACGGTAAGCAATAAAAGGATGTAAAGGATGGCCTTTAAAATGCTAAGCAGGAAGTTGGTAAGCGAGCTGTCAATTTTGCCTTTGTTTAAGCGGTTCGTTAAAACACGCAGCAGGAATTTGATGAGCCAGATGCCTATTACCAGAACAAGAATGGCACTGATAAAAGAGGGGAGGCTGTCAATTAATCTGTTCAGTAAGCGTTCTATACCGGTTTCTAAATTAGTCATATGGTGTTATTTTTCAGTTTTAACGGGGATAATACATTTATAATGCCATTTCTGTAGCCTCTGACGGTTTTTTCTTAAAACAATTGTTCCGCCAGGTATACATTTTTATTCAGAAGCGTTTAATGTTGATGCCTGATTAAACCGCAATTCTATAGCATTTTTGTAGTTCTCAGAATTTTATTGCATTTTGAGCCTTCAGTATGATTGTCAACCGAATGTTTGATTGTCAACAGCAAAGAATAACTTCAGATTTCCTACAAAATTGGGGTATAGTTTTGATTTAGAATTTATTAATGATGGTGAGATTGAAATGTGCCCTTTTACTAATCCTGTGTTTCCCTTTATTGACTATGGCACAGCAGGCAGATTCCCTGGCAAAGAAAAATACTTTTCGCATTGCACCCTTTATTATTCCAACCGTGTTTATCGGATACGGACTAATGGCCAAGGGGGATAATTTTATCCGGGATCTGGACCGTACTACACGGGATGAACTTCAGGAAGACCATCCGCTATTCTCCAAAAGTGCAGATGATTTTATGCGTTACGTACCTGCATTGGCTGTTTATGGGTTAAACCTGGCTGGCGTAAAAGGTAGGCATAGTTTACTTGATGCGACGGGGAATTATGTCGTTACGATGGGAATCATGACTGGCGTTGTGTCTATCGCAAAAAAACAATCACACCGGCTTCGTCCTGATGGCAGCAGTTACGACTCTTTTCCTTCCGGGCATACTGCAACTTCCTTCGCCTCAGCAGAATTCCTGAAACAGGAATATAAAGACGTATCACCATGGATTGGTTATGCAGGATATGCAGTGGCAACGACGACGGGTATTTTCAGGCTTTACAACAACAAACATTGGGTAAGTGATGTCGTTGCCGGTGCGGGGGTTGGAATCTTGTCTGCAAAACTTGGCTATCTCGTGTATCCTCAATTGAAAAGATTGATCATGGGCAGAAAGCAAACCAATTTCAATCTGATGCCCGCTTACCAGGACAGGGCTATGGGCTTTTCTTTCTCGGGAAGATTTTAGACTACAAAATGGCTTCTTCAGGATTCCTTCATTTTCGCTACAGAATTTCTACATATTTAGGCAATAGCTTTAGGTTGTAATTCCAAGATATGAAAAAGCTCCGCTACCTGTTGATCACATGTTGCCTTCCGGGATTCCTATATGCGCAGGTTCAGCAACCTGATTCTCTAGCCTTAAAGAAAACCACAGAAAACACGTTAAAAATTAAGTCCTTGATTGTTCCTGCCATATTTATCGGCTATGGGGTAGTGTCTTTAGGGAACAATGCGATCCGAGATCTGGATAAGACGACTAAAAATGAGCTTCAGGAGGATCACCCATTGTTTGCAGCACATGTAGATGATTATTCGCAGTTTGCGCCCGCATTGGCTGTTTATGCCTTAAATCTTGCCGGAATCAAAGGTAAACATAGCCTGGCAGATGCTACCGGAATTTATGTATTGTCTTCAGCCATCATGGGTGGAACGGTATCCATTTTAAAGAGCAGTTCGCATCGGTTGAGGCCCAATGGGAATGGATACAATTCATTTCCTTCAGGGCATACGGCAAATGCTTTTGCAGCAGCAACGTTTTTAAACCAGGAGTACAAGGATGTTTCTCCATGGTATGGTTATGCAGGGTATACTGTCGCCACCGCTACCGGAGTTTTGAGAATGTACAATAACAAACATTGGTTTAGTGATGTGGTTGCCGGAGCTGGGATAGGAATTTTATCGACCAAAGTGGCCTACTATCTGTATCCGCGCCTAAAGAAAATGGTATTGGGTAAAGAAATGAAAGTAAATTACAGTATGGCGC comes from the Pedobacter sp. FW305-3-2-15-E-R2A2 genome and includes:
- a CDS encoding phosphatase PAP2 family protein encodes the protein MAQQADSLAKKNTFRIAPFIIPTVFIGYGLMAKGDNFIRDLDRTTRDELQEDHPLFSKSADDFMRYVPALAVYGLNLAGVKGRHSLLDATGNYVVTMGIMTGVVSIAKKQSHRLRPDGSSYDSFPSGHTATSFASAEFLKQEYKDVSPWIGYAGYAVATTTGIFRLYNNKHWVSDVVAGAGVGILSAKLGYLVYPQLKRLIMGRKQTNFNLMPAYQDRAMGFSFSGRF
- a CDS encoding DUF6249 domain-containing protein, whose product is MDETVRDIIVSIGAFAAIFGIIYVYLMTRHRERMSMLDRGIEVSPFNSIKNSNFLTLKYGMLSVGVAIGMIMGSVLSDYGMAKSTSFLSMIFLFGGISLILNHIITRKIS
- a CDS encoding phosphatase PAP2 family protein, with translation MKKLRYLLITCCLPGFLYAQVQQPDSLALKKTTENTLKIKSLIVPAIFIGYGVVSLGNNAIRDLDKTTKNELQEDHPLFAAHVDDYSQFAPALAVYALNLAGIKGKHSLADATGIYVLSSAIMGGTVSILKSSSHRLRPNGNGYNSFPSGHTANAFAAATFLNQEYKDVSPWYGYAGYTVATATGVLRMYNNKHWFSDVVAGAGIGILSTKVAYYLYPRLKKMVLGKEMKVNYSMAPLYQDKAIGLSFHGTF
- a CDS encoding mechanosensitive ion channel domain-containing protein, yielding MTNLETGIERLLNRLIDSLPSFISAILVLVIGIWLIKFLLRVLTNRLNKGKIDSSLTNFLLSILKAILYILLLLTVTSTLGIPNTSFVAVLGAAGLAIGLALQGSLSNFAGGVLILLFKPFKIGHFISSSNGVEGTVQKIDILYTTLKAKNGTTLYAPNGPLANAVINNVSDNENRMAEYVIGISYNSDIDVARNVILKTLAADPLVLKEPAPVVLVSALADNAVNLTTRAWSANGDFWPTYHRNYQLIKQELDKNNIGIPYPQREIHVISEAPVPPALGAE
- a CDS encoding outer membrane beta-barrel protein → MSIKNVTRILICHLLFLAAYASGQTRENHSRISGVVADQATKLPLSYVTVRLKTADGITLKTMLTLNNGSFLFTDLKPEQYHLTLSALGYEVLQLPAKERDTLYLQPKENGLKEVSIIADRPIIKQKAGKIIYDMQADPDSKNNQLLDMMRKIPYVSLDGDQNLLLKGSPDFRVFLNGKPSGMFARDLKSILKSIPASTVQSIEVMTTPPSKYDAEGLAGIINIITTKKLNNEWNGTLNLNTRLPDASTGAGSSFTFKKDKWGMSALTGGNLSHSPELRGSAFRQTYGANPTDLFQQRSRKPEGRTGYVGTELSYEIDTLNLVSARFNTNGNWSENNSFLNSQLMEAGVTLQGYDLAERTRTRSGGLDFSADYQLGFKADKNRMLTLSYSYQNNKNEPSTAASISNVLNYPSRDYRQEQNDYTKENTIQLDYVYPHKNLTIEMGAKGIFRNNNADFKVDDDPQNSDHLTYRQQVLSAYNSYQLNWKSWNFQAGLRLEHTLIDADFLSNTANVKQNYTNVFPTIMINKTLKDGNSINAGFSQRMKRPGINRLNPFVNRINPDFETTGNPDLRPVVVNSISLGYNSSKKLTFNAGMDYSFLNEADLPVSTFDPVSNVTRKTYNNSGKLTGLSSFIYLRYPLTSRLDLSLNGRAIYFWMSGEAMEQKMETELFTWSFNLSSGYNFEGGWRTSANLFLESRNPTGFQGTTNGVLSSSFSLSKTLIKDKLSFGAGINNPFTKFRTNKTLTEGPQFYQTDHSQSYFRSFSVNLNYNFGGLKGGLKKNKRGIRNNDLSN